One region of Phragmites australis chromosome 18, lpPhrAust1.1, whole genome shotgun sequence genomic DNA includes:
- the LOC133898463 gene encoding synaptotagmin-5-like isoform X4 produces MAFLFGAFLGLVLGVAVVMAFVRLENARAEQRRELAATVSSFSKLTVQDLRNLIPPEFYPSWVSFTHKQKLKWLNQELVKIWPFVTEAASELIKTTVEPVFEQYKSFILASLHFSKLTLGTVAPQFTGVSIVESDSSAITMELELQWDGNPNIVLDIQTTLGISLPVQVKNIGFTGVLRLVFKPLVSEFPCFGAVCCSLREKSKVDFTLKVIGGDMTAIPGISDAIEGTIRDTIEDTLTWPNRIIIPIVPGDYSDLELRPVGLLEVKLVEARDLKNKDLVGKSDPFAVLYIRPLHEKTKKSKTINNDLNPIWNEHYEFVVEDISTQHLTVKIYDDEGLQPSEIIGSARVDLADLQPGKVKDLWLDLVKDLEIQRDKKPRGQVHLELLYYPYAKHEGVSNPFANQIQLTSLEKVLKTEPNGYDVNQRKNVIMRGVLSVTVISADDLPPMDIGGKADPFVVVYLKKGETKKKTRVVTDTLNPIWNQTFDFVVEDALHDLLMVEVWDHDTFGKDYIGRCILTLTRVLLEGMFDC; encoded by the exons ATGGCGTTCCTGTTCGGCGCCTTCCTGGGGCTGGTGCTCGGCGTGGCCGTCGTGATGGCGTTCGTGCGCCTCGAGAACGCCCGCGCGGAGCAGCGCCGCGAGCTG GCTGCTACAGTTTCATCTTTCTCGAAGTTGACTGTACAGGATTTGAGGAATCTTATTCCTCCGGAGTTCTATCCATCATGGGTTTCATTCACACATAAGCAAAAG CTTAAATGGTTGAATCAAGAGTTGGTAAAAATCTGGCCATTTGTTACTGAG GCTGCATCAGAGCTGATTAAAACCACTGTGGAGCCTGTTTTTGAGCAGTACAAGTCATTCATCTTGGCCTCCCTCCATTTCTCAAAGTTGACACTTGGTACTGTTGCCCCTCAATTTACAG GAGTTTCAATCGTGGAGAGTGATAGTTCTGCCATCACCATGGAGCTCGAGTTGCAATGGGATGGCAATCCCAATATAGTACTTGACATCCAAACAACACTTGGAATTTCACTTCCTGTACAG GTGAAAAATATTGGATTCACAGGAGTACTTCGGCTTGTATTCAAACCTCTGGTGTCTGAATTCCCTTGTTTTGGAGCTGTTTGCTGTTCTTTGAGGGAGAAG AGCAAGGTGGATTTTACTCTCAAGGTTATTGGCGGCGATATGACTGCAATTCCAGGAATTTCTGATGCAATTGAG GGAACAATACGTGATACCATCGAGGATACACTGACATGGCCAAATCGCATAATTATTCCCATTGTACCTGGAGATTATAG TGACTTGGAGCTCAGACCTGTTGGATTATTAGAAGTAAAACTTGTGGAAGCTAGGGACTTGAAGAACAAAGACCTTGTAGGAAAGTCAGATCCTTTTGCTGTGCTATACATACGTCCATTGCatgagaaaacaaagaaaagcaAAACAATT AacaatgatttgaatcccatcTGGAATGAGCATTATGAGTTTGTGGTCGAGGACATATCTACGCAGCATCTGACTGTGAAAATTTATGATGATGAAGGGCTCCAGCCATCAGAGATCATTGGTTCTGCTAGAGTAGACTTAGCTGATCTACAGCCAGGAAAAGTGAAGGATTTATGGCTGGATCTTGTGAAGGACTTAGAAATTCAACGGGATAAGAAACCTCGTGGTCAG GTCCACCTGGAGCTCCTGTACTACCCTTACGCTAAACATGAAGGGGTTTCCAACCCTTTTGCTAATCAGATTCAACTAACTTCTTTGGAGAAGGTCCTCAAGACCGAGCCTAATGGATATGATGTTAATCAGAGGAAAAATGTTATTATGAGAGGAGTTCTTTCAGTAACTGTTATATCTGCAGACGACTTGCCACCAATGGACATTGGTGGCAAGGCTGACCCATTTGTCGTGGTGTACTTAAAGAAGGGAGAAACCAAAAAGAAGACTAGG GTTGTGACAGACACTCTAAATCCAATATGGAACCAGACATTTGATTTTGTGGTAGAAGATGCGCTGCATGATTTGCTCATGGTGGAAGTATGGGATCATGATACATTCGGAAAG GATTACATAGGGAGGTGCATCTTGACACTCACAAGAGTTTTGCTTGAAG
- the LOC133898463 gene encoding synaptotagmin-5-like isoform X3, whose translation MAFLFGAFLGLVLGVAVVMAFVRLENARAEQRRELAATVSSFSKLTVQDLRNLIPPEFYPSWVSFTHKQKLKWLNQELVKIWPFVTEAASELIKTTVEPVFEQYKSFILASLHFSKLTLGTVAPQFTGVSIVESDSSAITMELELQWDGNPNIVLDIQTTLGISLPVQVKNIGFTGVLRLVFKPLVSEFPCFGAVCCSLREKSKVDFTLKVIGGDMTAIPGISDAIEGTIRDTIEDTLTWPNRIIIPIVPGDYSDLELRPVGLLEVKLVEARDLKNKDLVGKSDPFAVLYIRPLHEKTKKSKTINNDLNPIWNEHYEFVVEDISTQHLTVKIYDDEGLQPSEIIGSARVDLADLQPGKVKDLWLDLVKDLEIQRDKKPRGQVHLELLYYPYAKHEGVSNPFANQIQLTSLEKVLKTEPNGYDVNQRKNVIMRGVLSVTVISADDLPPMDIGGKADPFVVVYLKKGETKKKTRVVTDTLNPIWNQTFDFVVEDALHDLLMVEVWDHDTFGKDYIGRCILTLTRVLLEGGTASGRS comes from the exons ATGGCGTTCCTGTTCGGCGCCTTCCTGGGGCTGGTGCTCGGCGTGGCCGTCGTGATGGCGTTCGTGCGCCTCGAGAACGCCCGCGCGGAGCAGCGCCGCGAGCTG GCTGCTACAGTTTCATCTTTCTCGAAGTTGACTGTACAGGATTTGAGGAATCTTATTCCTCCGGAGTTCTATCCATCATGGGTTTCATTCACACATAAGCAAAAG CTTAAATGGTTGAATCAAGAGTTGGTAAAAATCTGGCCATTTGTTACTGAG GCTGCATCAGAGCTGATTAAAACCACTGTGGAGCCTGTTTTTGAGCAGTACAAGTCATTCATCTTGGCCTCCCTCCATTTCTCAAAGTTGACACTTGGTACTGTTGCCCCTCAATTTACAG GAGTTTCAATCGTGGAGAGTGATAGTTCTGCCATCACCATGGAGCTCGAGTTGCAATGGGATGGCAATCCCAATATAGTACTTGACATCCAAACAACACTTGGAATTTCACTTCCTGTACAG GTGAAAAATATTGGATTCACAGGAGTACTTCGGCTTGTATTCAAACCTCTGGTGTCTGAATTCCCTTGTTTTGGAGCTGTTTGCTGTTCTTTGAGGGAGAAG AGCAAGGTGGATTTTACTCTCAAGGTTATTGGCGGCGATATGACTGCAATTCCAGGAATTTCTGATGCAATTGAG GGAACAATACGTGATACCATCGAGGATACACTGACATGGCCAAATCGCATAATTATTCCCATTGTACCTGGAGATTATAG TGACTTGGAGCTCAGACCTGTTGGATTATTAGAAGTAAAACTTGTGGAAGCTAGGGACTTGAAGAACAAAGACCTTGTAGGAAAGTCAGATCCTTTTGCTGTGCTATACATACGTCCATTGCatgagaaaacaaagaaaagcaAAACAATT AacaatgatttgaatcccatcTGGAATGAGCATTATGAGTTTGTGGTCGAGGACATATCTACGCAGCATCTGACTGTGAAAATTTATGATGATGAAGGGCTCCAGCCATCAGAGATCATTGGTTCTGCTAGAGTAGACTTAGCTGATCTACAGCCAGGAAAAGTGAAGGATTTATGGCTGGATCTTGTGAAGGACTTAGAAATTCAACGGGATAAGAAACCTCGTGGTCAG GTCCACCTGGAGCTCCTGTACTACCCTTACGCTAAACATGAAGGGGTTTCCAACCCTTTTGCTAATCAGATTCAACTAACTTCTTTGGAGAAGGTCCTCAAGACCGAGCCTAATGGATATGATGTTAATCAGAGGAAAAATGTTATTATGAGAGGAGTTCTTTCAGTAACTGTTATATCTGCAGACGACTTGCCACCAATGGACATTGGTGGCAAGGCTGACCCATTTGTCGTGGTGTACTTAAAGAAGGGAGAAACCAAAAAGAAGACTAGG GTTGTGACAGACACTCTAAATCCAATATGGAACCAGACATTTGATTTTGTGGTAGAAGATGCGCTGCATGATTTGCTCATGGTGGAAGTATGGGATCATGATACATTCGGAAAG GATTACATAGGGAGGTGCATCTTGACACTCACAAGAGTTTTGCTTGAAG
- the LOC133898463 gene encoding synaptotagmin-5-like isoform X1, which translates to MAFLFGAFLGLVLGVAVVMAFVRLENARAEQRRELAATVSSFSKLTVQDLRNLIPPEFYPSWVSFTHKQKLKWLNQELVKIWPFVTEAASELIKTTVEPVFEQYKSFILASLHFSKLTLGTVAPQFTGVSIVESDSSAITMELELQWDGNPNIVLDIQTTLGISLPVQVKNIGFTGVLRLVFKPLVSEFPCFGAVCCSLREKSKVDFTLKVIGGDMTAIPGISDAIEGTIRDTIEDTLTWPNRIIIPIVPGDYSDLELRPVGLLEVKLVEARDLKNKDLVGKSDPFAVLYIRPLHEKTKKSKTINNDLNPIWNEHYEFVVEDISTQHLTVKIYDDEGLQPSEIIGSARVDLADLQPGKVKDLWLDLVKDLEIQRDKKPRGQVHLELLYYPYAKHEGVSNPFANQIQLTSLEKVLKTEPNGYDVNQRKNVIMRGVLSVTVISADDLPPMDIGGKADPFVVVYLKKGETKKKTRVVTDTLNPIWNQTFDFVVEDALHDLLMVEVWDHDTFGKDYIGRCILTLTRVLLEGEFQDTFVLQGAKSGKLNLHFKWTPQPIYRDRDRDQ; encoded by the exons ATGGCGTTCCTGTTCGGCGCCTTCCTGGGGCTGGTGCTCGGCGTGGCCGTCGTGATGGCGTTCGTGCGCCTCGAGAACGCCCGCGCGGAGCAGCGCCGCGAGCTG GCTGCTACAGTTTCATCTTTCTCGAAGTTGACTGTACAGGATTTGAGGAATCTTATTCCTCCGGAGTTCTATCCATCATGGGTTTCATTCACACATAAGCAAAAG CTTAAATGGTTGAATCAAGAGTTGGTAAAAATCTGGCCATTTGTTACTGAG GCTGCATCAGAGCTGATTAAAACCACTGTGGAGCCTGTTTTTGAGCAGTACAAGTCATTCATCTTGGCCTCCCTCCATTTCTCAAAGTTGACACTTGGTACTGTTGCCCCTCAATTTACAG GAGTTTCAATCGTGGAGAGTGATAGTTCTGCCATCACCATGGAGCTCGAGTTGCAATGGGATGGCAATCCCAATATAGTACTTGACATCCAAACAACACTTGGAATTTCACTTCCTGTACAG GTGAAAAATATTGGATTCACAGGAGTACTTCGGCTTGTATTCAAACCTCTGGTGTCTGAATTCCCTTGTTTTGGAGCTGTTTGCTGTTCTTTGAGGGAGAAG AGCAAGGTGGATTTTACTCTCAAGGTTATTGGCGGCGATATGACTGCAATTCCAGGAATTTCTGATGCAATTGAG GGAACAATACGTGATACCATCGAGGATACACTGACATGGCCAAATCGCATAATTATTCCCATTGTACCTGGAGATTATAG TGACTTGGAGCTCAGACCTGTTGGATTATTAGAAGTAAAACTTGTGGAAGCTAGGGACTTGAAGAACAAAGACCTTGTAGGAAAGTCAGATCCTTTTGCTGTGCTATACATACGTCCATTGCatgagaaaacaaagaaaagcaAAACAATT AacaatgatttgaatcccatcTGGAATGAGCATTATGAGTTTGTGGTCGAGGACATATCTACGCAGCATCTGACTGTGAAAATTTATGATGATGAAGGGCTCCAGCCATCAGAGATCATTGGTTCTGCTAGAGTAGACTTAGCTGATCTACAGCCAGGAAAAGTGAAGGATTTATGGCTGGATCTTGTGAAGGACTTAGAAATTCAACGGGATAAGAAACCTCGTGGTCAG GTCCACCTGGAGCTCCTGTACTACCCTTACGCTAAACATGAAGGGGTTTCCAACCCTTTTGCTAATCAGATTCAACTAACTTCTTTGGAGAAGGTCCTCAAGACCGAGCCTAATGGATATGATGTTAATCAGAGGAAAAATGTTATTATGAGAGGAGTTCTTTCAGTAACTGTTATATCTGCAGACGACTTGCCACCAATGGACATTGGTGGCAAGGCTGACCCATTTGTCGTGGTGTACTTAAAGAAGGGAGAAACCAAAAAGAAGACTAGG GTTGTGACAGACACTCTAAATCCAATATGGAACCAGACATTTGATTTTGTGGTAGAAGATGCGCTGCATGATTTGCTCATGGTGGAAGTATGGGATCATGATACATTCGGAAAG GATTACATAGGGAGGTGCATCTTGACACTCACAAGAGTTTTGCTTGAAGGTGAGTTCCAAGATACCTTTGTCTTGCAAGGTGCTAAATCTGGAAAGCTGAACTTGCATTTCAAGTGGACGCCGCAGCCAATCTACCGTGATCGTGACCGTGACCAGTGA